The genomic DNA atctccaaataaataaatattaatacaacAAACTTAGAGTCATGagtgggtgaggctggggggcagggcctgggggagctGCCCCCCGCACCCCGAAATGCTACTGCAATGTAAACTTTCAGGAAACCCTGTGGCTGTGGCTATGGTTGCCCTCCCCAGCCTGGGCAACCCACAGATACCCTGGaaagggggtggagaggaggcacCATGATGCCGGCAAGAAGATGCAAGGCAAGGTCCTTTTGGCTGCCGTCCTGTGCCACCGACTGCCTTGGTGAGCCGTGGGTCcgctctgtccctgcccctatGCTTTTAGCATGACCTCCAATGCAGATCCCACCTCTTCCGCTTTTAAATCCCGTTTCTTCCCGTTTGGACTTgccaccgtgtgtgtgtgtttcctgaatTGGATGTACTGGGCTATTTGGGGATAGGGGAACAACGCCCATCCAAGGAGAGTGGGGCAGCCAAagggctccccccgccccagaaaGGCACATGCTGCGGtggcccccctccctgcctgcgGGCATGCTTCCTGGAAGTGCCGCGCGCGAGGGGCCTGTGGGCGCCGGCAAGTGCcgggcaggaagcaggaagctgtGGGAGCCTTTGCACCAACTGGAACCACTGCGGCCCCCGGGAGCGCTCCTCCCTGTGGAAGAGACCTGCAGGCCTTCGGAAAGCGGGGAGGGGATAGGCCCTGTGGATCATGCCCTCTTCCGAGTCCGGAGAGGGCCAGAGGCCCATGGCTTCTGTCTCCTGGCTCAACAGATGTTGGCATACGGGTTTCTCCCTCCCAGAGTGGGAGCAGGAtttgagggaggagaggagagaggaggcggTAAAGGTCAGAGATCAGAAGCCATGGGCTTCCAGGTGCAGGGTGACCGCCGCCGGCGGGGGCTGCGTCTTCTTCTTGAGCCGGTTGAAATCCTTGGCCGAGCGCCACAGCCAGGTCTGCAGCTCCTTCAGCAGCCAGAAGTCGTCCATCTTCTGGAGGAAGTCGCTGTGGGCAGGGCCGGGGGCCCGGGTGGGCTCGGTTCCGGGCAGAGGCTGGGGCAGCGGGTAGCCCAGAGCTGCCATGACGCCCGCGATGCTGCCCAGCAGGCCCTGAAGGCTGGTGCAGAAGTGGGCCAGGCTGCGGCGCAGCTCGGCCGTGGCAGCCTGGCGGTCGAGGCCACGCAAGTAGCAGAGAAGGTGGCTATAGGCCTCATAGTTCTGGGTCAGCCGCAGTTTGTCATTGAGGCTCCGCCACACATCCAAGTTGACAGTGGCCCTGGGCAGGGTCTCTGCCCCCAGCCGAGGTGGGTTGAAGTCAGGCTCGTTGAAAGGGGGGCCCAGGTAGTTCAGCTGCGAAAAGGAGAGGgcgatggaggaggaggaggaggaggaggaggaggaggaggaggaggaggaggaggggggccaCCGGGAGATAACCTGCTCCCAAAGCTCCTATTTCCTGTGTCCCCTGACACTGGCCCCATCTCCTCGCTAGGCCTCTCTGTGCGAGGGCCTCCCCTAAGTTTCTCCAGGGATGTCATCTGCATGGAGGTGGCGGTTGAGGCAGTGGGGGTTGATGAGAGGTGTAGGAAGAGAAAAACACGCAGGAGATGCTCGGGGAGGACGCAAGCCTTGGGAGCGTGCCCACCacggggcagagcagagaggaagaggagccGGAAGGACCCAGGTGGCCAGGCCGCAGAGGTGGAAGGTGGACCAGAAGAGTGCAGAGCCAAGAAGAGGAGTTCGAGAAGGCAGGAGTGCTCGACAGTGTGGCTGCAAAACAGAGAGCAAGGGGAATGGGCCTTAGAAAACTCTGTTGGGTTTGGCGAAAAGGAGGTGCCTGCCGACCTTGGGGAGAGCCGTTTCAGTGGCCTGGAGGCCAGATTGCAGGGGGTTAAGGAGTGAGTGGGTGGAGAGGAAGCGGAGGCAGAGGGTGTAGACCACTCCTTCGAGAAATTTGGCAGGGAAGGCCAGGAGAGAAAAAGGGTCGGGAGCTAGAGGGGGTAGCAGAGTCAGGCAAAGGTTTTTGGCCAGGGAGGGAAAAGcgggtgggagggcagaggggcccGTGGGAATCAGAGCTCCATTTGCCTCCCAACACGCTTGGTCCCACCAGCAGAAGGGCAGGGGGCAGATGGTACTCACTAAGCAGCAAGTCCCCCCAAGGAAGAGCTCCTAGGAGCAGGGCTgcagaaggaagaaactgaggcagtcTCAAGAGTTGGGCAGGAGGAAGGGTATAGGAGGCAGTCTAGGGAAGAGGACAGAGCTTTGCCAACCCTCAAGGGAGAGGCCTGGGGCCCAGGGAAAGGGCTGAGGGGGACGTTTCAgccggagagaaagggagaagagaggggcgAGGCCTGGGATAGGCAAGGGCCCAGGGGGAGGTTCACACGCTGACAAGCGCAGAGACAAACTAATTTCCTCGGTGTATCCTGGGGCTGGAGCCAGCTCCCCCgccaccctcctcccctttctttccctggCTCCAGAGTAGGGTCTGGGATGTGGAAGAGGAACACGGGAAGAGGGGGCCGGTTCCCCACGGTCCTCGGCGACTCtgaccctctttccttctctcctgggcTCTCTGAACACCTCCGGACTGCCCCCAAATCCTCATGGCACAACTTCCATCCACACCCTGAACCTCCTGCCACTACTGGCCTATCTTCCCCGCAGCCCCCTTCCCCCAAGTCCCCCCTAGGAGGCCCAGCTAGgatgggagaggcagacagaagggaGGCCCATGGGTCCAGAGCAGCAGGGCCCCAGGTCCGGGGCAGAGGCGAGCTGGAACACAGGCATGGGAGGTGGGGCCCCTCCATCCCCACCCAGCCCCGCCCGTGCAAGAGACACCACAACACGGTGTAAACAGAAGAGACTTCCCCGGCCCCCAGGGGGAGGCGGGCGGCTGGGCCGGCAGCCAGTGGGGCAGTGGGCCAAGGCGGGTGCGAGGCCTGCCCACATGCCTAGTCCTGGGGccagggatgggaaggaggggggcaCCTCAGAGGGAAGGGTAGGAGATAGGCCAGACATGGGGACCGTTTGGAACCAAAGGGCCCCCTGGTGACCACCGCTCACCGGGACCCCTCCAccgttctgtctctcttccaccctcttctctcctcGTTCTTTGCCAGTTCCCAGACCTTTCAGCTGCCCTGGATACTCACGTAGGTCCCAGCCAAGCTGCGGAGTTGGTGTTCCA from Panthera tigris isolate Pti1 chromosome D1, P.tigris_Pti1_mat1.1, whole genome shotgun sequence includes the following:
- the CLCF1 gene encoding cardiotrophin-like cytokine factor 1 isoform X1, producing MDLRAGDSWGMLACLCAVLWHLPAVPALNRTGDPGPGPSIQKTYDLTRYLEHQLRSLAGTYLNYLGPPFNEPDFNPPRLGAETLPRATVNLDVWRSLNDKLRLTQNYEAYSHLLCYLRGLDRQAATAELRRSLAHFCTSLQGLLGSIAGVMAALGYPLPQPLPGTEPTRAPGPAHSDFLQKMDDFWLLKELQTWLWRSAKDFNRLKKKTQPPPAAVTLHLEAHGF
- the CLCF1 gene encoding cardiotrophin-like cytokine factor 1 isoform X2, whose product is MLACLCAVLWHLPAVPALNRTGDPGPGPSIQKTYDLTRYLEHQLRSLAGTYLNYLGPPFNEPDFNPPRLGAETLPRATVNLDVWRSLNDKLRLTQNYEAYSHLLCYLRGLDRQAATAELRRSLAHFCTSLQGLLGSIAGVMAALGYPLPQPLPGTEPTRAPGPAHSDFLQKMDDFWLLKELQTWLWRSAKDFNRLKKKTQPPPAAVTLHLEAHGF